In Candidatus Limnocylindrales bacterium, the following are encoded in one genomic region:
- a CDS encoding class I SAM-dependent methyltransferase, protein MPESNSPQSERSSFHFQMWDQYLKVLNRIWDLEGVRTPPESGNIGESLSELHHSWQVEPKPILSPPSSWLGYLLFPLKKLVYRWIHAYLTPVFSDQREFNARTVRTLGKITDHLDILVQKIELQKEVNAKFVQSFNALIDYIDRDILRYLEKEVMGLKKMLDERTELFRQLLDERSLKTQQILDERIAYISQVLNERTAYIQQIIFEKISFGKETLSELRQKLESCLQGYYIQNRKFERILSILNPDNSALYPHPVDRNSLSAEFKEELSRYRREIDAHKYLQFENQFRGDPLEIKKRQADYLPFFQHCEQVLDIGCGRGEFLELMRENHIGGYGIDTNGEMVAYCTGKGLKAEVADALTHLNSLADNSLDGIFSSQVIEHLDPDSLIQLIKLCYAKLKPDSYVVLETVNVSSILPFLFFFVDLSHKTPLHPQTAEFLMKAHGFTDVQIRYTSPVPDGVKLLTFTETLKNTDLQSYVQVMNENLEKLNTLLFGYRDYAIIARKLP, encoded by the coding sequence ATGCCTGAAAGCAATTCTCCACAATCTGAACGCTCTTCTTTTCATTTTCAAATGTGGGACCAATATCTAAAGGTCTTAAACCGAATCTGGGATCTAGAAGGTGTACGAACCCCACCCGAGTCCGGTAACATAGGCGAAAGTCTTTCGGAACTTCATCACTCCTGGCAGGTCGAGCCAAAACCCATCCTATCCCCCCCATCCTCCTGGCTGGGGTATCTCCTGTTTCCTTTAAAAAAGCTGGTTTATCGCTGGATTCATGCGTATCTTACTCCTGTTTTTTCAGATCAGCGGGAATTTAATGCCCGAACTGTACGAACCCTTGGTAAAATAACCGATCACCTGGATATCCTGGTTCAGAAGATAGAACTTCAAAAAGAGGTTAATGCCAAATTCGTTCAATCCTTCAATGCCTTGATAGACTATATCGATCGAGACATTTTGAGATATCTGGAGAAAGAGGTTATGGGATTAAAAAAAATGCTGGACGAGCGTACGGAACTGTTTCGTCAGTTGTTAGATGAACGATCCTTGAAAACCCAGCAGATTCTGGATGAGAGAATCGCCTATATCAGTCAGGTGTTGAACGAGAGAACGGCCTATATCCAACAAATTATCTTTGAAAAAATATCTTTTGGTAAAGAAACCCTCTCGGAGCTTCGACAGAAGCTGGAGAGCTGTTTGCAAGGCTATTATATTCAAAACCGAAAGTTCGAGCGGATACTGTCGATTCTAAACCCGGATAATTCAGCACTTTATCCCCACCCGGTAGATCGAAATTCTTTATCGGCTGAATTTAAAGAAGAGCTATCCCGGTACCGGAGGGAAATCGATGCCCATAAGTACCTTCAGTTTGAGAATCAATTCCGGGGAGATCCTCTAGAAATCAAAAAGCGGCAGGCCGATTATCTCCCCTTCTTCCAACACTGTGAACAGGTTCTGGATATTGGCTGTGGGCGAGGAGAATTCCTTGAACTGATGCGGGAAAACCACATTGGAGGCTATGGAATCGATACCAACGGGGAGATGGTGGCCTACTGTACAGGGAAAGGACTCAAAGCCGAAGTTGCAGACGCCTTAACTCACCTGAATTCCCTGGCAGATAACTCCCTGGACGGGATCTTTTCTTCTCAAGTGATAGAACATTTGGACCCGGACAGCCTGATTCAGTTGATCAAATTATGCTATGCCAAATTGAAACCTGATTCCTATGTGGTTCTGGAGACGGTCAATGTCTCCTCGATTTTACCCTTTTTATTCTTCTTTGTAGACCTCTCCCATAAAACACCTCTCCATCCCCAGACAGCAGAATTTCTTATGAAGGCCCATGGGTTCACAGATGTACAAATTCGATATACTTCACCGGTACCCGATGGGGTAAAGCTTCTCACTTTTACGGAAACTTTAAAAAATACCGACCTGCAAAGTTATGTTCAGGTCATGAACGAAAACCTGGAAAAGCTGAATACACTTTTATTTGGCTACCGGGACTATGCCATTATAGCCAGAAAGCTGCCATGA
- a CDS encoding amino acid ABC transporter substrate-binding protein codes for MVKRKLWTCWIIPLIMGIIHLVLLFINSGNLVLARDAILIGGTLSETGTFNTDVGPFRKLMESWAAMINERGGLPVDGQKLPVKFILYDDKSDRDTVLKFYEKLVTEDKVDLLIGPYSSFLTLAASTVAERHGIPFIAVEANSPKIYERGFKWIVGVLAPATIWSEHYFNMIRAEGKAKSIAFISEDIVHAREVYEGAIKKAEEIGLKVLFKEIAPSKTVDFSAPIAKMKELDPDIVYISSFHPFAVAFMKQAKELDLNPREFHPIHHGIGFLSALGKDAEYAVGETYWVPGIQKGDAKFFEELLKRSGIDVGEWPWAGIRMGAFDAIKAGIEKAGTLEPAKLMNALKTLSVETITGTLRFDEKGVGTMNTIPTQIQNGKYVLIWPKEEGMPTGKHWYPTPKWSERR; via the coding sequence ATGGTTAAAAGAAAACTCTGGACGTGTTGGATTATTCCATTAATAATGGGGATTATACATTTAGTTTTGCTATTTATTAACTCGGGAAATCTTGTTTTGGCTCGGGATGCTATTTTAATCGGAGGTACCCTTTCTGAGACCGGTACTTTTAATACCGACGTAGGTCCTTTTCGAAAACTTATGGAAAGCTGGGCCGCCATGATCAATGAACGGGGAGGATTACCGGTGGATGGACAAAAGCTTCCCGTTAAGTTCATCCTTTACGATGATAAAAGTGATCGGGATACGGTTTTGAAGTTTTATGAGAAGTTGGTAACTGAAGATAAAGTAGATTTACTCATAGGTCCTTACAGCAGCTTTCTGACCCTGGCAGCCAGTACCGTTGCTGAGAGGCATGGGATTCCCTTTATTGCGGTTGAAGCCAACTCACCCAAGATCTACGAAAGGGGATTCAAATGGATTGTAGGGGTTTTAGCTCCTGCAACAATCTGGTCTGAGCATTATTTCAATATGATCCGGGCGGAAGGTAAAGCTAAGAGTATCGCTTTTATCTCGGAAGATATCGTTCATGCACGGGAAGTTTACGAAGGTGCCATCAAAAAGGCTGAAGAAATCGGGCTTAAAGTTCTCTTTAAAGAAATAGCACCCTCCAAAACAGTAGATTTCAGTGCACCTATCGCTAAAATGAAGGAATTGGATCCCGATATCGTTTACATTTCCTCTTTCCATCCCTTTGCGGTTGCCTTTATGAAACAGGCTAAAGAGTTAGATCTCAATCCCAGGGAGTTTCATCCTATCCATCATGGTATTGGTTTTCTAAGTGCTTTGGGCAAAGATGCCGAGTATGCCGTCGGTGAAACCTATTGGGTCCCAGGGATTCAAAAAGGGGATGCTAAATTCTTCGAAGAACTTCTCAAAAGATCTGGAATTGATGTAGGAGAGTGGCCCTGGGCAGGTATTCGAATGGGTGCCTTTGACGCCATTAAGGCAGGAATCGAAAAAGCAGGAACTCTAGAACCTGCCAAATTGATGAACGCTTTGAAGACTCTGTCGGTGGAGACCATTACGGGAACTCTTCGATTCGATGAAAAAGGGGTAGGTACGATGAATACGATTCCAACTCAGATTCAAAATGGGAAATATGTTTTGATCTGGCCAAAAGAGGAAGGGATGCCCACCGGTAAACACTGGTATCCGACACCTAAATGGTCAGAACGCCGGTAG
- a CDS encoding branched-chain amino acid ABC transporter permease: MEVWENKYLYSHTPTLPYPHIFYLYSVSAVSAQLFIQILIGGLLQGGIYALAAFGLSICFGVLGVLNVAHGEFLMLGAITAYGLFKFLHFPPLLTAVGIFPLFLLIGFLFERWLLRPIRAGSQHEFLIASILVTLGASLTIEDVAFFLLEQASISIPFSLPSLKWRGIVIPSIRLIILGIIVCLTLLVHFYLRYSFTGKAMRAITQNREGALVVGVNVSRIAMITFGIGTALAATAGAFYVILFAVTPSMGIPLTVRYLSIVVLGGLGSLMGSLLGGIILGLTEAITSFYVGGHWVPASSFFLLILVLLLRPQGLLGYKS; this comes from the coding sequence GTGGAAGTGTGGGAGAATAAGTACTTATATTCCCATACCCCCACACTCCCATACCCCCATATATTCTACCTTTATTCAGTCAGCGCAGTGTCAGCTCAACTTTTTATACAGATCCTGATAGGGGGACTTCTCCAGGGTGGAATCTATGCCCTGGCAGCCTTTGGGCTTTCCATCTGCTTTGGGGTTTTGGGGGTTTTAAATGTAGCCCATGGGGAGTTCTTGATGCTGGGGGCTATAACAGCTTATGGACTTTTTAAGTTCTTACATTTTCCCCCCTTATTAACGGCTGTAGGGATTTTTCCTTTGTTTCTACTGATCGGTTTTCTCTTTGAACGCTGGCTACTACGACCTATCCGGGCAGGTTCACAACATGAGTTCTTAATTGCTTCGATTTTGGTGACCCTGGGGGCTTCCTTAACCATAGAGGACGTAGCTTTCTTCCTGCTGGAACAGGCTTCTATAAGTATTCCTTTTTCTCTACCTTCGCTGAAATGGAGGGGAATTGTCATTCCTTCGATTCGATTAATCATCTTAGGCATTATAGTTTGTTTAACCTTACTGGTTCACTTTTATCTCAGGTATTCCTTTACAGGAAAAGCAATGCGGGCTATTACCCAGAATCGAGAGGGCGCTCTGGTTGTGGGAGTGAATGTCTCCCGTATCGCCATGATTACCTTTGGAATTGGCACGGCTCTGGCCGCTACCGCAGGAGCGTTCTATGTGATTCTCTTTGCGGTAACCCCCTCTATGGGCATTCCCCTGACAGTTCGCTATCTTTCCATAGTGGTTCTGGGTGGACTCGGTAGTTTAATGGGCTCTTTACTGGGTGGGATCATCCTGGGTCTTACTGAGGCGATTACCAGCTTTTATGTGGGAGGTCATTGGGTTCCGGCTTCGTCTTTTTTTCTCTTAATTTTGGTTTTGCTTCTAAGACCTCAAGGATTGCTGGGATATAAATCTTAG
- a CDS encoding branched-chain amino acid ABC transporter permease, with translation MIARTNGKEGKLQRLASLFSLQRLPIFIILVILLLAPYLVGSYKVIFLYLIFKYLSLAASYDIIGGRMGYMNLGHSSFFGIGTYTFGILFSKGFGMVFSLTAAVILAVLFALGISYPLFRLREAYFALATFGLMTLLELLAFNLTGLTEGAAGLSIMPGVSGRWLLLISYYLALTTALVTLITNYLIANSRFGLALASIREDEEVAETSGVPTFRYKQRALVISSIFPALMGGINMWQLTFTDPEGAFGIEVALTPVIMAMLGGTGTLWGPVIGVVFVTLVQELLWTRMPYLHLAVYGVALLWVGLLLPGGLVSIKGFNFFKKLFLPIGKNSRK, from the coding sequence ATGATAGCAAGAACAAATGGCAAAGAGGGTAAGTTACAACGATTGGCATCCCTGTTCAGTTTGCAACGCCTTCCGATTTTCATTATTTTAGTTATCCTCTTGCTTGCTCCCTACCTGGTAGGGTCCTATAAGGTGATTTTCCTTTACCTGATCTTTAAATATTTATCCCTGGCCGCCAGCTATGATATAATAGGTGGTCGGATGGGGTATATGAATTTAGGGCATTCGTCATTTTTCGGTATTGGGACTTACACGTTTGGTATTCTTTTCTCCAAAGGATTTGGAATGGTTTTCTCTCTCACGGCGGCAGTTATATTGGCCGTTCTCTTTGCTTTAGGTATAAGTTACCCGCTCTTTCGCCTTAGAGAAGCGTACTTTGCTCTGGCTACCTTTGGCTTGATGACACTCCTTGAATTGCTGGCCTTCAATCTAACGGGTCTGACAGAAGGTGCAGCCGGATTATCCATTATGCCAGGGGTATCCGGTAGGTGGCTTCTTCTGATTTCTTACTATCTGGCTTTGACCACAGCCCTGGTAACGTTGATAACCAATTACTTGATTGCCAACAGTCGATTTGGACTTGCCCTCGCAAGTATTCGAGAAGATGAAGAAGTTGCAGAAACCTCCGGAGTTCCTACCTTTCGATATAAGCAACGGGCCCTGGTGATAAGTTCTATTTTTCCGGCTCTCATGGGTGGGATTAACATGTGGCAGTTAACTTTTACAGATCCCGAAGGAGCTTTTGGTATTGAAGTTGCACTAACACCCGTTATCATGGCTATGCTCGGTGGTACCGGGACTCTTTGGGGTCCCGTAATTGGAGTTGTTTTTGTTACCCTTGTCCAAGAACTTCTCTGGACGCGAATGCCATATTTGCATCTGGCTGTTTATGGAGTGGCGTTGCTTTGGGTAGGCCTTCTTTTACCAGGTGGCCTGGTGAGTATTAAAGGATTTAATTTTTTTAAAAAGCTATTTTTACCCATTGGTAAAAACAGTCGGAAATAG
- a CDS encoding diguanylate cyclase, with amino-acid sequence MSNRTILIVDDNETVCNLLKAQLQAKGFPHVLTAFNGSEALDVIVKQTPDLIISDIHMPVLDGYQLCRVLKSEEFREYNHIPVILISKFYQDSDAERQAREVGAIACLQVPYQEKALLDLIHNKLTTPTTPSLEQVRYKGKLLIAENDPEVARTLEQCLVKHGYQVAVVEDGIRAMNYIKNQHPELILLDFQLPELSGIEILKWIKTEYPEILIIVMTNFVSEQTAVELFKAGADEYLRKPFDAELVPIICDNVFKRANIRLISKQFEKRANMLAELYQKEKEARRREEEKTRKLMALMKATQFMTSSLNLDQVLNSIIRLSQDFIYGSECSLMLLTENQELKVVASTADFEGWGALRIRVGEGLPGWVIENKETLVVPDLLSDARCSSYELARAHQFKCYLGIPLQVKEKIIGVLNVYAAGPGSFSEEDIHLLQSFANQAGIAIENAQLYEREQRDRQIQEKLAITDGLTGIPNHRHLQDFLAKEFERARRYMHPLSLIMLDIDSFKNINDTCGHEVGDLVLKEIAKLLAISVREVDLVARYGGEEFAIVLPETSLESAFNTAERLRLRIERSKIQTPKGELQVTISLGISCLKASHQTKDELISAADEALYRAKRGGKNRVELQRE; translated from the coding sequence GTGAGCAATCGGACCATTTTAATTGTTGACGATAACGAAACCGTTTGCAACCTTCTGAAAGCCCAACTTCAGGCAAAAGGATTTCCCCATGTTTTGACGGCATTTAATGGAAGCGAGGCCCTAGATGTTATTGTAAAGCAAACACCAGATCTTATTATTTCAGATATTCATATGCCCGTTCTAGATGGGTATCAACTCTGCCGGGTTTTGAAATCTGAGGAATTCCGAGAGTATAATCATATTCCCGTTATCTTGATTTCAAAATTTTATCAGGATAGCGATGCAGAGCGTCAGGCCAGAGAAGTTGGAGCTATTGCCTGCTTGCAGGTTCCTTATCAGGAAAAAGCCTTGCTGGATCTCATCCACAATAAACTGACGACCCCGACAACCCCTTCGCTGGAGCAGGTCAGGTATAAAGGGAAGCTTCTCATTGCAGAAAATGATCCTGAAGTCGCCAGAACCCTGGAACAATGCCTGGTTAAGCATGGATATCAGGTGGCTGTTGTTGAGGATGGGATCCGGGCCATGAATTATATTAAAAACCAACACCCCGAGTTGATTCTCTTAGACTTTCAGCTTCCTGAGCTTAGCGGTATAGAAATATTGAAATGGATTAAAACCGAGTATCCCGAAATCCTCATCATAGTCATGACCAATTTTGTCTCTGAACAAACGGCAGTAGAGCTTTTTAAGGCCGGGGCCGATGAATATCTTAGAAAACCCTTTGATGCCGAGCTGGTTCCTATAATCTGCGATAATGTCTTCAAACGTGCAAATATTCGGCTCATCTCAAAACAATTTGAGAAAAGAGCCAACATGCTGGCTGAACTTTATCAGAAAGAGAAAGAGGCCAGGCGGAGGGAGGAGGAAAAAACCCGGAAACTGATGGCCCTTATGAAGGCTACTCAATTTATGACCTCTTCCTTAAATCTGGATCAGGTTCTTAATTCTATCATTCGTTTATCTCAAGATTTTATCTACGGATCCGAATGCAGTCTTATGTTGTTAACAGAGAATCAAGAACTTAAGGTAGTAGCCAGTACGGCAGATTTTGAAGGTTGGGGGGCTCTACGAATTAGAGTAGGGGAAGGCTTACCGGGTTGGGTCATCGAGAATAAAGAAACCTTAGTCGTTCCAGATCTTCTCTCAGATGCACGTTGTTCTTCTTACGAGCTGGCTCGGGCCCATCAGTTTAAATGCTACCTGGGAATTCCGCTCCAGGTTAAAGAAAAAATCATCGGGGTTCTTAATGTTTATGCTGCCGGACCGGGCTCTTTTTCCGAAGAAGATATTCATCTGCTTCAAAGTTTCGCAAACCAGGCCGGTATTGCCATTGAAAATGCGCAACTTTACGAACGTGAACAAAGGGATAGGCAAATTCAAGAAAAACTGGCTATTACCGATGGACTGACGGGAATTCCTAATCATCGACATTTACAGGATTTCCTGGCTAAGGAATTTGAACGGGCCCGGCGCTATATGCATCCGCTCTCACTTATCATGCTGGATATCGACTCTTTCAAAAATATTAATGATACCTGTGGACATGAAGTCGGTGATTTGGTTCTGAAGGAAATAGCCAAACTTTTGGCTATTTCGGTTCGTGAAGTCGATCTGGTGGCCAGATACGGTGGTGAGGAATTTGCCATTGTCTTGCCGGAAACCTCTCTAGAAAGTGCTTTTAATACCGCTGAGCGGCTCCGGCTGAGAATAGAGAGGAGCAAAATCCAGACCCCTAAGGGAGAGCTTCAAGTAACAATCAGCCTGGGTATTTCTTGCCTGAAAGCCAGCCATCAAACAAAGGATGAATTAATTAGCGCGGCAGATGAAGCTTTATATAGAGCAAAAAGAGGTGGAAAGAACCGGGTCGAGCTTCAACGTGAATAA
- the yqeC gene encoding selenium cofactor biosynthesis protein YqeC yields the protein MISLPSFKIVKGDLISLIGSGGKTTLMYKLAREATRMGMKVISTTTTHMYVPTPGQTEKFILLRQIQGGMMVGQPSPVDEYERIKTSSPSSYSQTPLFDYLKAQFHQYSHITLAQDYVEDRKVKGLPPDLICEIYAQNLADLILVEADGARQKLFKAPKDHEPVVPSCSSGCILVVNLAVIGKPLDERYVHRIQLVSEITGLTPGETLTPQAICEVINNPKTYRNKIPPSARRILFLNGIQTLKNQSWAEEVKARVDPEFIQEIVGGD from the coding sequence TTGATTTCTCTTCCCTCTTTCAAAATAGTTAAAGGAGATCTGATCTCCCTCATCGGAAGTGGCGGCAAAACCACCCTGATGTATAAACTGGCCCGGGAAGCCACCCGTATGGGAATGAAGGTTATCTCTACCACGACAACCCATATGTATGTTCCCACGCCGGGTCAGACGGAGAAGTTTATCCTCCTCCGTCAAATACAAGGAGGAATGATGGTAGGTCAACCGTCCCCGGTTGATGAATACGAACGGATAAAGACTTCCTCCCCCTCTTCATACTCTCAGACTCCTCTCTTTGATTATTTAAAGGCCCAGTTTCATCAATACTCTCATATTACTTTAGCACAGGATTATGTAGAAGATCGCAAGGTCAAAGGTCTTCCACCCGATTTAATTTGTGAGATTTATGCCCAAAACCTGGCGGATCTGATCTTAGTTGAGGCTGACGGAGCCAGACAAAAACTCTTTAAGGCCCCTAAAGACCATGAGCCGGTTGTTCCATCCTGTAGCTCAGGCTGCATTCTTGTTGTTAATCTGGCGGTCATTGGAAAGCCTTTAGATGAAAGATATGTACATCGGATCCAGCTTGTTTCTGAAATTACGGGTTTGACTCCAGGAGAAACCCTGACCCCTCAAGCGATTTGTGAAGTGATCAACAATCCAAAGACTTATCGAAATAAGATTCCACCCTCTGCACGAAGAATCCTTTTTTTGAATGGGATCCAAACTTTGAAAAATCAAAGCTGGGCGGAAGAAGTAAAAGCGAGAGTAGATCCGGAATTCATTCAGGAGATTGTAGGAGGGGATTGA
- the wecB gene encoding UDP-N-acetylglucosamine 2-epimerase (non-hydrolyzing): protein MKIINVVGARPNFMKMAPILKVMSSYPRLNPILVHTGQHYDVTMSRAFFEDLELPEPDIYLGVGSGSHAAQTARIMVEFEKVLEQEKPNLIVVVGDVNSTLACSVVAAKLLVPIAHVEAGLRSFDRTMPEEINRVVTDALSEYLFTTSEDANLNLKREGIPEEKIFFVGNVMIDSLLQHLEKAKRTHILKKLGLIQKNLKTAPMVENLLDYAVLTLHRPSNVDDPEVFLRIIQALTGVSQHLPIIFPVHPRTRKQIAAFGYQSFFKDLETTSVESTKGFIGMIEPLGYLDFLGLMSRAKFILTDSGGLQEETTALGIPCLTLRENTERPVTITEGTNTLVGTDPEKIIFESQKILRGEGKAGRIPKLWDGKTAERIVKILSEL, encoded by the coding sequence ATGAAAATTATCAATGTGGTAGGGGCTCGACCTAACTTTATGAAGATGGCTCCCATCCTGAAAGTTATGTCCTCTTATCCCCGGCTTAACCCGATTCTCGTTCATACTGGACAGCATTATGATGTAACCATGTCTCGGGCTTTTTTTGAGGATCTGGAACTTCCAGAACCGGATATTTACCTGGGAGTTGGCTCTGGAAGTCATGCGGCTCAAACGGCCAGAATCATGGTAGAATTTGAGAAGGTCCTGGAACAGGAAAAACCAAATCTCATTGTGGTGGTTGGAGATGTGAATTCAACCCTGGCTTGCTCGGTGGTAGCGGCAAAATTGCTTGTGCCTATCGCCCATGTGGAAGCTGGATTGAGGAGTTTCGATCGCACGATGCCCGAGGAAATTAACCGTGTGGTAACAGACGCCTTGAGTGAATATCTGTTTACAACCTCCGAAGACGCAAACCTCAATCTAAAAAGGGAAGGAATACCGGAAGAAAAAATCTTTTTTGTCGGCAACGTCATGATCGATAGTCTACTTCAACATCTGGAAAAAGCTAAAAGGACCCATATTTTGAAGAAATTAGGATTGATCCAGAAGAATCTGAAAACTGCTCCTATGGTGGAAAATCTTCTGGACTATGCCGTATTGACCCTCCATCGTCCCTCTAACGTAGACGATCCTGAGGTCTTCTTGAGAATTATCCAGGCACTCACCGGGGTTTCTCAACATCTCCCTATTATCTTCCCGGTACATCCCAGAACCCGAAAACAGATAGCAGCCTTTGGCTATCAATCTTTTTTTAAAGATCTGGAAACTACTTCGGTAGAATCAACCAAAGGCTTCATTGGAATGATAGAACCTTTGGGATATCTGGATTTTCTCGGTTTAATGTCCCGGGCTAAATTCATCCTCACAGATTCTGGGGGTTTACAGGAAGAGACCACAGCACTGGGAATACCCTGTTTAACCTTACGAGAAAACACGGAGCGCCCTGTAACCATTACCGAAGGAACCAATACCCTGGTCGGAACAGACCCGGAGAAGATTATCTTCGAAAGTCAAAAGATCCTACGGGGGGAAGGAAAAGCAGGTCGCATTCCCAAGCTGTGGGATGGAAAGACGGCCGAGCGGATTGTGAAAATTCTCTCAGAACTTTGA
- the cysC gene encoding adenylyl-sulfate kinase — MNRRGFTIWFTGLSGAGKTTISHIVKNKLLDRGIPNVEILDGDVIRENLSKGLGFSKEDRDTNIKRIAFVCKLLTRNGVVNIAAAISPYREAREYARKEIQHFIEVYVKCSLETCIQRDVKGLYKKALAGEVKAFTGISDPYEEPLNPEVVLETDKETPEESAMKVIRKLEELGYLSPSDGFGTEIYSPEEEEKVRIRLSTLGYL, encoded by the coding sequence ATGAATAGACGAGGATTTACGATTTGGTTTACAGGGCTCTCTGGAGCAGGAAAAACAACCATTTCTCATATTGTAAAAAATAAACTTCTGGATCGAGGGATTCCCAACGTAGAAATTCTGGATGGGGATGTTATCAGAGAAAATTTAAGTAAAGGCTTAGGTTTTAGTAAAGAAGATCGAGATACCAATATTAAGAGAATTGCCTTTGTCTGTAAACTGTTAACCCGAAATGGAGTCGTCAATATTGCAGCGGCCATTTCTCCTTATCGGGAAGCCCGGGAATATGCCCGAAAAGAAATCCAGCATTTCATAGAAGTCTACGTTAAATGCTCTCTAGAAACCTGCATTCAGCGGGATGTCAAGGGACTTTACAAGAAAGCTCTGGCCGGGGAGGTAAAAGCTTTTACGGGTATTTCAGATCCCTATGAAGAACCCTTAAATCCGGAAGTTGTCCTGGAAACCGATAAGGAAACTCCAGAGGAGAGTGCCATGAAAGTCATCAGAAAACTGGAAGAACTGGGTTATCTGTCGCCATCGGACGGTTTTGGTACAGAAATCTACTCCCCCGAAGAGGAAGAAAAAGTTCGGATTCGATTAAGCACGCTGGGGTATTTATAA